The following proteins come from a genomic window of Nostoc sp. ATCC 53789:
- a CDS encoding HlyD family efflux transporter periplasmic adaptor subunit gives MTQLNGNHHNGNQKNGNQKNGVKQDSPVLTKQQKAAQESLINSSSEEFEQAIVLRQSPVWSRAIMVTLMGLACFGIAWAYFAKIEQVVPATGQLKPQGTIKEVQAPVSGVVKTVNVKDGQEVKSGDLLLTFDSIATVAELNSLNKIRIALIKENQIYRRLMGASTAAGSEILYLRGNLPQETAFLLKSRVALVEENDLLRTQLRNSGRDSTLGIDEQQRLRVAKKELDSRSAAAQLEVEKIKKQLAQNKFKLEDSKASLAIQQGILDKLKILSEEGGISQLQYLNQQQEVQNRTAEVAQLGEEEKRLQFDIEKGQQELSNTVAVSDKNVLDKIADNKQRIAAIDSQFMKVILDNEQRLADVNSKISQTQLNVKYQELRAPVSGTVFDLQAKNPGFVANPTTKMLQIVPKENYIAEVFITNKDIGFVRKGMKVDVRIDSFPYSEFGDIKGEVLGIGSDALPPDQTHQFYRFPAKISLDKQSLVIKGKNVTLQSGMSISANIKVREERTVLSLFTELFTKQIDSLKEVR, from the coding sequence ATGACTCAACTTAATGGGAATCACCACAACGGCAATCAGAAAAACGGGAATCAGAAAAATGGAGTCAAGCAAGATTCACCGGTACTTACAAAACAACAGAAAGCTGCTCAAGAGTCTTTAATTAACTCCAGTAGTGAGGAATTTGAGCAAGCAATTGTCTTGCGTCAATCTCCAGTTTGGTCGCGGGCAATTATGGTTACTCTCATGGGGTTAGCCTGCTTTGGAATTGCTTGGGCTTATTTTGCGAAAATTGAGCAAGTAGTGCCAGCAACAGGGCAATTAAAGCCGCAAGGAACAATCAAAGAAGTTCAGGCTCCTGTTAGTGGAGTTGTGAAAACAGTTAATGTGAAAGATGGACAAGAGGTAAAGTCAGGGGATTTGTTGCTGACTTTTGATTCCATAGCCACTGTTGCCGAATTAAATTCTTTGAATAAAATCCGTATTGCATTAATTAAAGAAAATCAAATTTATCGGCGATTAATGGGGGCAAGTACTGCGGCGGGATCTGAAATTTTGTATTTGCGCGGTAATTTGCCACAAGAAACTGCTTTTCTGCTGAAAAGTCGGGTAGCTTTAGTAGAAGAAAATGACTTATTACGAACTCAATTAAGAAATTCTGGCCGAGATTCTACTTTAGGAATTGATGAGCAACAACGTCTACGAGTTGCCAAAAAAGAATTAGATTCTCGTTCTGCTGCGGCACAGTTGGAAGTAGAGAAAATCAAAAAACAACTAGCTCAGAATAAGTTTAAGCTGGAAGATAGTAAAGCGAGTTTAGCCATTCAACAGGGTATTTTAGATAAACTGAAAATATTATCAGAAGAAGGTGGTATTTCTCAACTTCAGTATCTCAATCAGCAACAAGAAGTACAAAACCGCACGGCGGAAGTAGCACAACTAGGTGAGGAAGAAAAGCGCCTCCAGTTTGATATAGAAAAGGGACAACAAGAATTAAGCAATACGGTGGCTGTTTCTGATAAAAACGTTTTGGATAAGATAGCTGATAACAAACAGCGTATTGCAGCAATCGATAGCCAATTTATGAAAGTTATCCTAGATAATGAACAGCGTTTAGCAGATGTCAATAGTAAAATCTCTCAAACACAGTTAAACGTTAAATATCAAGAACTTCGTGCGCCTGTAAGTGGAACAGTTTTCGATTTACAAGCAAAAAACCCTGGATTTGTAGCGAACCCGACGACAAAAATGCTGCAAATTGTCCCAAAGGAAAACTATATAGCTGAAGTTTTCATCACTAACAAAGATATCGGTTTTGTGCGAAAAGGTATGAAGGTAGATGTTAGGATTGATTCTTTTCCTTACAGCGAATTTGGCGATATCAAAGGGGAAGTGCTGGGGATAGGATCAGACGCATTACCGCCAGACCAAACACATCAGTTTTATAGATTTCCGGCAAAAATTTCATTGGATAAACAATCTTTAGTAATTAAGGGTAAAAACGTCACATTGCAATCAGGTATGTCAATCAGTGCCAACATAAAAGTACGCGAAGAACGGACTGTGCTTAGTTTATTCACTGAGTTGTTTACCAAGCAAATTGATAGTCTTAAAGAGGTACGTTGA
- the purS gene encoding phosphoribosylformylglycinamidine synthase subunit PurS, translating to MQTKYLAKIFVTLRPSVLDPAGVAVQSGLQQLGYDNVDQVRIGKYIELTITSTEEKKARQDLDRICDQMLANPVIENYRFELIEVETQTGVF from the coding sequence GTGCAAACCAAGTATCTAGCCAAAATTTTTGTGACGCTTCGTCCTTCAGTCTTAGACCCTGCTGGTGTGGCTGTACAATCCGGTCTTCAGCAACTGGGATACGATAACGTTGACCAGGTGCGGATTGGCAAGTACATTGAACTCACCATCACCTCGACTGAGGAAAAGAAAGCTCGTCAAGACCTCGATCGCATTTGTGACCAAATGCTAGCAAATCCCGTAATTGAAAATTACCGCTTTGAGTTAATTGAGGTCGAAACCCAAACGGGGGTCTTTTAG
- a CDS encoding peptidase domain-containing ABC transporter, with translation MTYIKNTFPEFLTTIEGFEQLPDGAIANLSEQLQAWRYRIGQKIIGKESLPERITIIYEGQVRLLGYDPQTQMPITLKLLQPGEIIGEISLLRDVACETAIASTEVVCLTLSASAYFSFLASYPAFAEARKNRSYLIEVFDILGSYWQKQAIATLNLRELTEKALPQAKIHYLPPGKTAFNQLDSAKVWFVSGGGTITNLSPGDRLEADDDRDKIQVIGQNPSRLVGIHPSDLILEDSHQIVLAVNNTQVDSQDDDELDIPYASDEIVPQPVPDTSKSSSKQKYPFFSGKGELNTAFACFQMIAKHLEIPFRREVVRRILTEQVKRQGLISFQVTAYLAELIGLKAQLIEIPVSSVTRIPTPALIRYGDNFAVLYAADANTVVVGVPSKGIVRCKPAQLVEQLDVDPTNFPPQAKVLLLSATNQTPQERFSLRWFLPYLSKHRRVLIEVFIASFFVQLAALANPLVVQLIIDKVITQNSIGTLHILGILLLVVGLFEAVLTTLRTYLFVDTTNRIDMGLGSQIIDHLLRLPLRYFERRPVGELSTRINELENIRQFLTGTALTVGLDALFSVVYIGVMLIYSWQLTLVGLSTIPVFIVITLIASPTISRQLRAKAERNAETQSYLVEVMSGIQTVKAQNIELRSRFSWQERYARFVAAGFKTVVTSTLANSTSNFLNKLSSLLVLWVGAYLVLQQELTLGELIAFRIISGYVTSPILRLAQLWQSFQETALSLERLSDIVDTPQEGETDRYNIPLPTIKGAVKYENVSFRFGTSGPLQLSNVNLEFAPGKFIGIVGQSGSGKSTMMKLLLRLYETESGRILIDGYDIAKVELYSLRRQIGVVPQETLLFDGSVQENIALTNPDATTEEIIEAAQVACAHEFIMNLPNGYNTRVGERGSALSGGQRQRIAIARSVLQRPKLLVLDEATSALDYPTERQICLNLAKAFKGDTVFFITHRLNTVSNADMIVVMDNSRVIEQGSHQELMATKGHYYYLYQQQDVNL, from the coding sequence ATGACTTATATTAAGAACACTTTTCCCGAATTTCTTACTACCATAGAAGGGTTTGAACAGTTACCCGATGGAGCGATCGCTAATCTATCAGAACAACTGCAAGCCTGGCGCTATCGCATAGGTCAAAAAATCATTGGTAAAGAAAGTCTCCCGGAACGCATCACCATTATTTATGAGGGACAAGTGCGCCTCTTGGGATACGATCCCCAGACGCAAATGCCAATTACCCTAAAATTGCTGCAACCTGGAGAAATTATCGGCGAAATTAGTTTGTTGCGTGATGTTGCCTGCGAGACTGCGATCGCCTCTACCGAAGTAGTATGTTTAACCTTGAGTGCATCGGCATATTTTAGTTTTCTCGCTTCATACCCAGCTTTTGCCGAAGCTCGCAAGAATCGCAGTTATTTGATAGAAGTTTTTGATATTCTCGGCTCCTATTGGCAAAAGCAAGCGATCGCAACTTTAAATCTCAGAGAACTTACAGAAAAAGCCTTACCACAGGCAAAAATCCATTACTTACCTCCAGGAAAAACTGCATTTAACCAACTGGATAGCGCAAAGGTCTGGTTTGTAAGCGGCGGTGGTACAATCACGAATTTATCACCTGGCGATCGCCTAGAAGCAGACGACGATCGAGACAAGATTCAGGTCATAGGTCAAAACCCTTCCAGGTTGGTTGGTATCCATCCCTCAGATTTGATCTTAGAAGACAGTCATCAGATAGTACTGGCGGTAAATAACACCCAAGTAGATAGCCAAGATGATGATGAATTAGATATCCCTTACGCATCAGACGAAATCGTTCCCCAGCCAGTCCCCGATACCTCAAAGAGTTCGTCAAAACAAAAATACCCGTTTTTTAGTGGTAAGGGAGAATTAAATACAGCCTTCGCCTGCTTCCAAATGATTGCGAAGCACCTAGAAATACCGTTTCGTCGAGAAGTGGTTCGCCGCATCTTAACTGAGCAAGTCAAACGTCAGGGTCTTATATCGTTTCAAGTTACTGCTTACCTGGCAGAATTAATCGGACTTAAGGCGCAGTTAATAGAAATACCAGTCTCCTCCGTAACGCGTATCCCTACACCAGCATTGATTCGCTATGGTGATAATTTTGCAGTTTTATATGCGGCAGATGCAAATACCGTGGTTGTGGGTGTCCCATCCAAAGGAATTGTGCGCTGTAAACCTGCTCAATTGGTTGAACAATTAGATGTTGATCCAACCAACTTTCCGCCCCAAGCTAAAGTATTACTGCTCAGTGCTACCAACCAAACACCCCAAGAACGTTTTAGTTTAAGGTGGTTTCTGCCATATTTGTCAAAGCACCGTCGAGTGTTGATCGAGGTTTTTATCGCCTCCTTTTTCGTGCAGTTGGCAGCTTTGGCAAATCCTCTGGTAGTTCAGTTAATTATCGACAAAGTTATCACTCAAAATAGTATTGGTACATTACATATTTTGGGGATTTTACTATTAGTAGTCGGATTATTTGAAGCAGTACTGACTACCTTACGAACTTACTTGTTTGTCGATACCACTAACCGGATCGATATGGGTTTAGGGTCGCAAATTATTGACCACTTATTACGTTTACCACTGCGTTATTTTGAACGCCGACCGGTGGGTGAACTTTCCACTCGCATCAACGAATTAGAAAATATTCGCCAATTTTTAACTGGTACTGCCTTAACAGTGGGATTAGATGCTCTGTTCTCGGTGGTGTATATCGGTGTAATGCTGATTTACAGTTGGCAACTCACCTTGGTAGGCTTAAGCACAATTCCCGTGTTTATCGTGATCACCTTAATTGCTTCTCCCACCATTAGTAGACAGTTACGTGCTAAAGCCGAACGCAACGCCGAAACTCAATCTTATTTAGTGGAGGTGATGTCAGGAATTCAAACCGTAAAAGCGCAAAATATCGAATTGCGATCGCGCTTTTCTTGGCAAGAGCGTTACGCTCGGTTTGTCGCTGCTGGTTTTAAAACGGTTGTAACTTCTACCCTCGCTAACTCCACCAGTAACTTTCTCAACAAACTCAGCAGTTTACTGGTTTTGTGGGTAGGAGCTTATTTAGTACTGCAACAAGAATTAACTTTAGGCGAACTAATTGCCTTTAGAATTATATCGGGTTACGTCACCAGCCCAATATTGCGTTTAGCTCAACTCTGGCAAAGCTTCCAAGAAACAGCCTTATCTCTAGAACGTTTAAGCGATATTGTCGATACGCCACAAGAAGGAGAAACAGACCGCTACAACATCCCCTTACCGACGATTAAGGGAGCAGTAAAATATGAAAATGTTTCCTTTCGATTTGGGACGAGTGGTCCTCTGCAACTTTCCAACGTCAACCTCGAATTTGCGCCAGGAAAATTTATCGGCATCGTCGGACAAAGTGGATCGGGTAAAAGTACGATGATGAAATTGCTGCTGAGACTTTACGAAACTGAGTCCGGCAGAATTTTGATTGATGGTTATGATATTGCCAAAGTCGAACTTTATTCACTGCGACGACAAATTGGCGTAGTTCCCCAAGAAACATTGTTGTTTGACGGTAGCGTTCAAGAAAATATTGCTCTGACGAATCCCGATGCGACAACCGAAGAAATCATCGAAGCGGCTCAGGTTGCGTGCGCTCACGAGTTTATTATGAACTTGCCCAACGGTTACAACACACGGGTGGGAGAACGGGGTTCTGCACTTTCAGGTGGACAACGACAAAGAATTGCGATCGCTCGTTCTGTTTTACAACGACCAAAATTATTAGTTTTAGATGAAGCAACTAGCGCCCTAGACTATCCCACAGAACGGCAAATATGTCTCAATTTAGCTAAAGCATTTAAGGGTGATACAGTATTTTTTATTACCCATCGATTAAATACGGTCAGTAATGCAGACATGATTGTTGTGATGGATAATAGTAGGGTTATAGAACAAGGTAGCCATCAAGAATTAATGGCTACTAAAGGTCATTATTATTATCTGTATCAGCAACAAGATGTGAACTTGTAG
- a CDS encoding IS701 family transposase, protein MVQPRPAAPTVKFVDEYCQWYKSLFPDVRSFEAFKYLHVGFISELKRKTLPEIAKIVGLDNQQGLHHFLTTSPWDIEKLRALRLELILQVLKGRPIILIIDETGDKKKGNKTDYVKRQYIGNLGKVENGIVAVTAYGVFCGMTFPLLFEVYKPRERLKPEDKYLTKPQIAAILMRKLKLMGFKFNLVLADSLYGESGTNFISLLDEMNLNYIVAIRSNHSVDLLPRQHTQYLEWQRFKRVFSDLSSENRYIREIIHGKRQEKRYWQITTDIEKLPGNTTWYVMSKYPDLNKRDVGNFYGLRTWVEYGLKQSKNELGWADYRLTHYADIERWWEIVCSSYLMVSLHSEEMQSSLPKSPSKLASHPWWDDGKGWKNILNTQIPQVRS, encoded by the coding sequence ATGGTACAGCCCCGTCCAGCCGCACCAACAGTAAAATTTGTGGACGAATATTGCCAGTGGTATAAAAGCCTGTTTCCAGATGTTAGGAGCTTCGAGGCTTTTAAGTACCTTCATGTAGGGTTTATTTCTGAACTAAAAAGGAAAACCTTACCAGAAATAGCAAAAATTGTAGGATTGGATAACCAACAAGGTTTGCATCATTTTTTAACTACATCACCGTGGGATATAGAGAAGTTAAGAGCTTTGCGATTAGAGCTAATTTTACAAGTACTAAAAGGTAGACCAATCATTCTGATTATTGATGAAACAGGAGATAAAAAGAAAGGGAATAAGACAGATTATGTGAAACGGCAGTATATAGGAAACTTGGGAAAAGTAGAGAATGGAATTGTAGCAGTGACAGCGTATGGCGTGTTCTGCGGGATGACTTTTCCACTACTGTTTGAAGTATATAAGCCTCGTGAAAGATTAAAGCCAGAAGATAAGTATTTAACTAAGCCACAAATAGCAGCAATCCTGATGCGGAAGCTAAAATTAATGGGCTTTAAATTCAATTTGGTACTGGCAGATAGTTTATATGGGGAAAGTGGGACGAATTTCATATCTTTGTTAGATGAAATGAATCTAAACTATATAGTAGCGATTCGCTCAAACCATTCTGTAGATTTACTTCCGAGACAGCATACTCAATATTTAGAGTGGCAGAGATTCAAGCGTGTATTTTCTGACCTGAGTAGTGAAAATCGTTATATCAGAGAAATAATTCACGGCAAGCGACAAGAAAAAAGATATTGGCAGATTACTACTGACATTGAGAAATTACCTGGTAATACTACTTGGTATGTGATGAGTAAATACCCAGACCTTAACAAGCGAGATGTAGGAAACTTTTATGGTTTAAGAACTTGGGTTGAATATGGCTTGAAGCAAAGTAAAAATGAATTAGGTTGGGCAGATTATCGGCTGACTCATTATGCGGATATTGAACGCTGGTGGGAGATTGTTTGTAGTAGCTACTTAATGGTGAGTCTACACTCTGAAGAAATGCAGTCTTCTCTACCCAAATCTCCATCAAAATTAGCTTCACACCCCTGGTGGGATGATGGTAAAGGTTGGAAGAATATTCTTAATACCCAGATTCCGCAGGTGCGCTCGTAA
- the purQ gene encoding phosphoribosylformylglycinamidine synthase subunit PurQ — protein MKFGVVVFPGSNCDRDVAYVTRDLLLQPTRMVWHQETDIADLDVVIIPGGFSYGDYLRCGAIARFSPVMQQVVEHSQKGKFVIGICNGFQVLTEARLLPGMLTRNRDLHFICDRVPLKVERTNLLWTQAYTNSEVITLPIAHGEGRFYADEATLAEIEDNGQVVFRYEGENPNGSLNNIAGICNRQGNVLGMMPHPERASDAMLGNSDGLRLFQGLLEKVAALA, from the coding sequence ATGAAATTTGGTGTTGTTGTTTTTCCAGGTTCTAATTGCGATCGCGATGTTGCTTATGTAACCAGAGATTTGCTTTTACAACCAACTCGCATGGTTTGGCATCAAGAAACAGACATTGCTGATTTGGATGTCGTCATCATCCCTGGTGGCTTTAGTTACGGAGATTATCTGCGCTGCGGTGCGATCGCACGTTTTTCACCCGTGATGCAACAGGTTGTTGAACACTCTCAAAAGGGTAAATTTGTCATTGGTATTTGTAATGGTTTTCAGGTATTAACTGAAGCTCGACTTTTGCCAGGGATGTTAACCAGAAATCGAGATTTGCATTTTATTTGCGATCGCGTCCCCTTGAAAGTTGAGCGTACCAATCTCTTATGGACGCAAGCCTATACCAATAGTGAAGTTATCACTTTGCCTATTGCCCACGGAGAGGGACGATTCTACGCGGATGAAGCGACTCTGGCAGAAATTGAAGATAACGGGCAAGTCGTGTTTCGTTATGAAGGCGAGAATCCCAACGGTTCACTGAACAACATTGCCGGGATTTGCAATCGTCAGGGCAATGTGTTGGGGATGATGCCGCACCCAGAAAGGGCATCTGACGCAATGCTGGGCAATAGTGATGGCTTAAGGCTCTTTCAGGGCTTGTTAGAGAAGGTAGCCGCATTAGCGTAG
- a CDS encoding Fur family transcriptional regulator gives MRAIRTRSQERIFNLLKTIKKGISAQDIYVELRNTNQSMGLATVYRSLEALKLEGIVQVRNLANGEALYSLAQQDKHHLTCLQCGVSIPIHQCPVHDLEEQLESSHKFKVFYHTLEFFGLCSQCQVNQATGTGQ, from the coding sequence ATGAGAGCTATACGCACCCGCAGTCAAGAGCGTATTTTCAACCTGCTGAAAACCATCAAAAAAGGCATTTCTGCCCAGGATATTTACGTAGAATTACGTAATACAAATCAGAGTATGGGTTTAGCAACAGTTTACCGTTCTTTAGAAGCCTTAAAACTCGAAGGCATAGTACAAGTACGGAATTTGGCTAATGGTGAAGCCCTCTATAGCCTAGCCCAGCAAGACAAACATCACCTTACCTGCTTGCAATGCGGTGTCTCAATTCCGATTCATCAATGCCCCGTGCATGATTTAGAAGAGCAGTTAGAATCTAGCCATAAGTTTAAAGTTTTTTACCACACCCTAGAGTTTTTTGGATTATGCAGCCAATGCCAAGTAAATCAAGCTACTGGGACTGGTCAATAA